The Sorangiineae bacterium MSr11367 genome window below encodes:
- a CDS encoding Uma2 family endonuclease has protein sequence MSQRRRYQVDPADPRAPSMEIWEQLTPAERTRIVAELPAEVPWELMPPEGDAHRKAKERSVDALDGFFRKVGRRVYVSAELAVFYPDEPRFSPDLLAVLDVDHHDRSKWVVATEGKGLDLVIEVVWQGSEKKDYEFNVSRYARLGIVEYFIYDRRRGRLVGYRLPSSDAKTYQPIVPQGGRWSSQVLDLELALEAERIRFYYGTAPLPESAELAARTEGLLHEAILKKEESDRRAEEETRRAEEETRRAEEEARRAEEETRRAEEEARRAEEETRRADRAEQELAAVRAELERLKRERL, from the coding sequence ATGAGCCAGCGACGCCGCTACCAGGTCGACCCGGCCGATCCACGAGCTCCGTCCATGGAGATCTGGGAGCAGCTCACGCCGGCGGAACGGACGCGGATCGTGGCGGAGCTTCCCGCGGAGGTTCCCTGGGAGCTCATGCCGCCCGAAGGCGATGCCCATCGCAAAGCAAAAGAGCGATCCGTGGATGCGCTCGATGGCTTCTTTCGCAAGGTGGGCCGCCGCGTTTACGTTTCCGCGGAGCTCGCGGTCTTCTATCCCGACGAGCCTCGATTTTCTCCGGACCTGCTGGCCGTGTTGGATGTCGACCATCACGATCGGTCGAAGTGGGTCGTGGCGACGGAGGGCAAAGGGCTCGATCTCGTCATCGAAGTCGTTTGGCAAGGCAGCGAGAAGAAGGACTACGAGTTCAACGTGTCGCGGTATGCGCGGCTGGGGATCGTGGAGTACTTCATCTACGATCGGAGACGAGGCCGGCTCGTTGGGTATCGGCTTCCGTCGTCCGACGCGAAGACATATCAGCCCATCGTGCCGCAGGGCGGACGTTGGAGCTCCCAGGTGCTTGACTTGGAGCTCGCGCTCGAGGCGGAACGCATTCGATTCTATTACGGAACGGCACCGCTTCCCGAGTCGGCCGAGCTCGCGGCGCGCACGGAAGGTCTGCTCCACGAGGCCATTCTCAAGAAAGAAGAGTCCGACCGGCGCGCCGAAGAAGAGACGCGGCGCGCCGAAGAGGAGACACGGCGCGCCGAAGAAGAGGCACGGCGCGCCGAAGAGGAGACACGGCGCGCCGAAGAAGAGGCACGGCGCGCCGAAGAGGAGACACGGCGCGCGGATCGTGCGGAGCAGGAGCTTGCTGCGGTGCGGGCGGAGCTCGAAAGACTAAAACGAGAGCGGCTCTAA
- a CDS encoding DedA family protein, translated as MVKAIFLVLGGFCVYVMGTLSYIGIALLMGIESACIPLPSELIMPYAGAMTEPSVNAELSRQFNIALPQFNLFFAAVAGALGCNLGSELAYRIGATGGRRAIEKFGKYVLLSKHELAIADRWFDKRGDIIVFVARLLPVVRTFIAFPAGVARMNWTKFHIYTFVGSLPWCYALGYVGQRLGLSLLDESSPLKHFMHKFDAVIAAVIVIGAVWFVRSRLKALRGYREEAAASAEKAP; from the coding sequence ATGGTCAAAGCCATCTTCCTCGTTCTTGGCGGCTTCTGCGTCTACGTCATGGGGACGCTCAGCTACATCGGTATTGCGCTGTTGATGGGCATCGAGAGCGCGTGCATCCCGCTCCCCAGCGAGCTCATCATGCCCTACGCCGGCGCGATGACGGAGCCATCGGTCAACGCGGAATTGTCGCGCCAGTTCAACATCGCGCTCCCGCAGTTCAATCTGTTCTTTGCCGCCGTGGCTGGCGCGCTGGGGTGCAACCTCGGTAGCGAGCTCGCATACCGCATCGGCGCCACCGGCGGCCGTCGCGCGATCGAGAAGTTCGGCAAGTACGTCCTTCTGAGCAAACACGAGCTGGCCATTGCCGATCGCTGGTTCGACAAGCGCGGCGACATCATCGTGTTCGTCGCGCGTCTGCTCCCCGTGGTGCGCACCTTCATCGCGTTCCCTGCCGGCGTGGCGCGCATGAATTGGACGAAGTTCCACATCTACACCTTCGTGGGTTCGCTCCCCTGGTGCTACGCGCTCGGCTACGTCGGCCAGCGTCTCGGCTTGTCGCTTCTCGACGAGAGCTCGCCGCTGAAGCACTTCATGCACAAGTTCGACGCGGTCATCGCCGCGGTCATCGTCATCGGCGCCGTCTGGTTCGTTCGCTCGCGCCTCAAGGCCCTGCGCGGTTACCGCGAAGAAGCCGCGGCGTCGGCCGAAAAAGCTCCGTAA
- a CDS encoding Stp1/IreP family PP2C-type Ser/Thr phosphatase yields the protein MRAIAAGLSDVGLQREHNEDSFIVLKEYDLFVVADGMGGHRAGDVASRLATETISEFFKSTANEDVTWPFHFDTNLSEEENRLLTGIRVANRQIFERSTRSREYHGMGTTVVGAMFSPSKRRMYIGHVGDSRCYRIRDGQIRLLTRDHSLINDYLLAMPDLTEEQRSELPKNVITRALGMQDQVVVDLQHDDPKDGDVYVLCSDGLSGMIVDEEIKRIVSHAANISEACRKLIEKANEHGGEDNITAVLIKIEERGDEDAPVDEGKALASESEVDGEDDTPASFADEPTHPGLAGSPTAEPSLKGEGKGDSKSEPATAKSKKEST from the coding sequence ATGCGGGCCATCGCAGCCGGGCTGAGCGACGTAGGGCTTCAGCGCGAGCACAACGAAGACTCCTTCATTGTACTCAAGGAGTACGATCTGTTCGTCGTCGCCGACGGCATGGGAGGCCATCGCGCGGGCGATGTGGCTTCCCGGCTGGCCACCGAGACGATCAGTGAATTCTTCAAGTCGACCGCGAACGAGGACGTGACGTGGCCGTTCCACTTCGACACGAATCTGTCGGAAGAGGAAAATCGGCTTCTCACCGGCATCCGCGTGGCGAATCGGCAAATCTTCGAGCGAAGCACGCGCTCGCGCGAATACCACGGGATGGGTACCACCGTGGTAGGGGCGATGTTCAGCCCCAGCAAGCGGCGCATGTACATCGGCCACGTGGGCGACTCGCGGTGCTACCGCATTCGCGACGGGCAGATTCGTCTGCTCACGCGTGACCACTCGCTCATCAACGACTACCTGCTCGCGATGCCCGACCTCACCGAGGAGCAACGCAGCGAGCTGCCGAAGAACGTCATCACGCGCGCGCTCGGTATGCAGGACCAGGTGGTGGTCGATCTGCAACACGACGATCCGAAGGACGGGGACGTGTACGTTCTCTGTTCCGACGGCCTGTCGGGGATGATCGTCGACGAGGAGATCAAGCGCATCGTCTCGCATGCGGCGAACATCTCCGAGGCGTGCCGAAAGCTCATCGAGAAGGCGAACGAACACGGCGGCGAGGACAACATCACCGCGGTGCTCATCAAGATCGAGGAGCGCGGAGACGAAGACGCACCTGTCGACGAAGGCAAGGCGTTGGCGTCCGAGAGCGAAGTCGACGGGGAGGACGATACGCCGGCTTCATTTGCGGATGAGCCTACGCATCCCGGTCTCGCCGGGTCACCCACCGCAGAGCCCTCTCTCAAGGGAGAGGGCAAGGGTGACAGCAAGAGCGAGCCCGCGACGGCCAAGTCCAAAAAAGAATCGACGTAG
- the frr gene encoding ribosome recycling factor, translated as MLEDIHKDLFGAIGKAHDNLRRELAKLRAGRANPNLLDNIRIDYYGSQTPLNQMAHVNVPEARLITVKPWDKSQIKLVEKALRESDLGLNPQVDGDIIRIPLPPLTEERRRDFVKIAKKYGEECKVTIRKARHDALDMLNEIENEGGASSDDVDRAKKKAEETVQDGVKQVDALVATKEKDILEI; from the coding sequence ATGTTGGAGGACATACATAAAGACCTGTTCGGTGCCATCGGCAAAGCCCACGACAATCTTCGGAGGGAGTTAGCCAAGCTCCGGGCCGGGCGCGCCAACCCGAACCTGCTCGACAACATCCGCATCGATTACTACGGCTCGCAGACGCCGCTGAATCAGATGGCGCACGTCAACGTGCCGGAGGCGCGACTCATCACGGTCAAGCCGTGGGACAAGTCGCAGATCAAGCTGGTGGAGAAGGCGTTGCGCGAGAGCGATCTGGGGCTGAACCCTCAGGTCGATGGCGACATCATCCGCATTCCCCTTCCGCCCCTAACGGAAGAGCGCCGGCGCGACTTCGTGAAAATCGCGAAGAAATACGGCGAAGAATGCAAGGTTACGATTCGTAAGGCGCGTCACGACGCACTCGACATGCTGAATGAGATCGAAAACGAGGGGGGCGCAAGCTCTGATGATGTCGACCGAGCAAAAAAGAAGGCCGAGGAGACCGTGCAGGACGGGGTCAAGCAGGTCGATGCCCTCGTCGCGACAAAAGAGAAAGATATTCTCGAAATCTGA
- a CDS encoding SDR family oxidoreductase, with translation MSRPGFDEVVLLTGFPSFGARKICEEILLSPKTLVHAVVRPQSMAEAMLSLDILPLEQRRRVNLLEGDAAAMDLGLSGKELRTLTQEVDRIHHAAEVSYIGVDRAIAEQTNVGGTREILEVAEACSQLKCLVFHSTAAVSGDRTGFVREEDLDKGQGFRNVVEETKARSERMMRQAMANLPIAVVRPAILVGDSQTGEVDRFDGPYLLILLMVTSPPDFAMPLPGRGDSPLHLVPIDYVAKVARAIGLDPRSVGRTFHVVDPRPLTARGIFELVARAGGRRLPRGFIPANLTKALLRTPGIDRFAKSPRAFLDALGTPVVYGTANTDEILAGTGIQCPPFETYVERLVEFVQVRLREKREKRLADRELEDPLG, from the coding sequence ATGTCACGCCCGGGGTTCGATGAAGTCGTATTGCTGACGGGGTTTCCTTCCTTCGGCGCACGCAAGATCTGCGAGGAGATCCTTCTCTCGCCCAAGACGCTCGTGCACGCCGTCGTGCGGCCGCAATCGATGGCCGAGGCCATGCTTTCGCTCGATATTCTGCCGCTCGAACAACGCCGCAGGGTGAACCTGCTCGAGGGCGACGCCGCCGCGATGGACCTCGGTCTTTCGGGCAAGGAGCTGCGGACCCTCACGCAGGAGGTCGACCGCATTCACCACGCCGCCGAGGTCTCGTACATCGGTGTCGACCGGGCGATCGCCGAGCAGACCAACGTGGGTGGCACCCGCGAGATCCTCGAGGTCGCCGAAGCTTGCTCGCAATTGAAGTGCCTCGTCTTTCATTCGACCGCCGCCGTCTCGGGCGACCGCACCGGCTTCGTGCGCGAGGAAGACTTGGACAAGGGCCAAGGCTTTCGCAACGTCGTCGAAGAGACCAAGGCGCGGTCCGAGCGGATGATGCGCCAGGCGATGGCCAACCTTCCCATCGCCGTGGTGCGCCCGGCCATCTTGGTGGGCGATTCGCAGACCGGGGAGGTCGATCGCTTCGATGGTCCGTACCTGCTCATTTTGCTGATGGTGACGTCGCCGCCGGACTTTGCCATGCCGCTGCCGGGGCGCGGCGATTCCCCGCTGCACCTGGTGCCCATCGATTACGTGGCCAAGGTGGCGCGAGCCATTGGGCTCGATCCGCGCAGCGTGGGGCGCACGTTCCACGTGGTCGATCCGCGGCCGCTCACCGCGCGTGGCATCTTCGAGCTGGTGGCACGCGCGGGAGGACGCCGCCTGCCGCGTGGCTTCATCCCGGCCAACCTGACGAAGGCACTTTTGCGCACGCCGGGCATCGACCGCTTCGCCAAGAGCCCGCGCGCCTTCCTCGATGCCCTGGGCACGCCGGTCGTCTACGGCACGGCGAACACGGACGAAATTCTCGCGGGGACCGGCATCCAGTGCCCGCCGTTCGAGACCTACGTGGAGCGCCTCGTCGAGTTCGTGCAGGTGCGTCTTCGTGAAAAACGCGAAAAGCGCCTCGCCGATCGCGAGTTGGAGGATCCCCTCGGATGA
- a CDS encoding DUF4911 domain-containing protein translates to MSVPPAIGPGMITRQVRVRARDVVFLKGIVEALEGVAQVFAERGGDLTLAAPEGRERELDAIIDDLCRELGAMRVD, encoded by the coding sequence ATGAGTGTACCCCCCGCCATTGGCCCCGGGATGATCACGCGGCAGGTTCGTGTGCGTGCGCGTGACGTCGTCTTTCTCAAGGGCATCGTCGAGGCGCTCGAAGGCGTGGCGCAAGTCTTCGCCGAGCGCGGCGGCGACTTGACCTTGGCCGCGCCCGAGGGCCGCGAACGCGAACTCGACGCCATCATCGACGACCTCTGCCGCGAACTTGGCGCCATGCGGGTCGATTGA
- a CDS encoding aldehyde dehydrogenase family protein encodes MPSILSSYVDGQPLRGAASTISSVNPARLDDVVAEVSLASEDQIALAFAAAKKAQAGWAQTPAPQRGRVIAAVGKLVEANKEALAALVTREVGKPYAESLGEVQEIIDTCDFFLGEGRRLYGHTVPSEMRDKQLFTFRVPVGVAGIITAGNFPVAVPAWYLVPALLCGNAVVWKPAEYAAALGDALTRLFVAGGVPRGVLNTVHADGATTYRGLERALEAGLLNKIGFTGSTEIGRRIGELAGRHLQTPCLELGGKNPLVVMPDADLDLAAEGALFSGFGTAGQRCTSLGVAIVHDSVYDAFVARFVQRVQTAVIGDPTHRGVLYGPLLAQRFLESFEHWLGHIASHHEVHGSTGRGRITAKNPRAGFVGDPDKGIFVHPTVVTGVRAEDALYRNETFGPLVSVMRFSSFDEAIELANGHGYGLSSAIYTNNPVHAFRFRERVSAGMVSINNSTSGAEAHLPFGGNGKSGNGSRQSGVWVLDQFTRWQSMNWDYAGKLQKAQMDIEEVSVDSGFRL; translated from the coding sequence ATGCCTTCGATCCTCAGCTCCTACGTTGACGGCCAGCCCCTGCGCGGTGCCGCGTCCACCATTTCCTCGGTCAATCCTGCGCGTCTCGATGACGTGGTCGCCGAGGTGTCCCTCGCCAGCGAGGACCAAATCGCGCTCGCCTTCGCCGCGGCCAAGAAGGCGCAGGCCGGGTGGGCGCAAACCCCCGCACCGCAACGCGGACGCGTGATCGCTGCCGTCGGCAAGCTGGTCGAGGCGAACAAGGAGGCCCTGGCCGCGCTGGTCACGCGCGAGGTCGGCAAGCCGTACGCCGAGTCGTTGGGCGAGGTGCAAGAGATCATCGACACCTGCGACTTCTTCCTCGGCGAAGGGCGGCGCCTCTACGGGCACACCGTGCCGTCGGAGATGCGCGACAAGCAGCTTTTCACGTTCCGCGTCCCGGTGGGCGTCGCGGGCATCATCACGGCGGGCAACTTCCCCGTGGCGGTGCCGGCTTGGTACCTCGTTCCCGCGCTGCTCTGCGGCAACGCGGTCGTGTGGAAGCCCGCCGAGTATGCGGCTGCATTGGGCGACGCGCTCACGCGCCTCTTCGTCGCGGGCGGTGTTCCTCGCGGTGTCCTCAATACGGTGCACGCTGACGGCGCCACCACGTACCGCGGGCTCGAGCGCGCGCTCGAGGCGGGGCTGCTCAACAAAATTGGCTTCACCGGCTCGACGGAAATCGGTCGCCGCATCGGCGAGCTCGCGGGCCGCCACCTGCAGACACCGTGTCTCGAGCTCGGAGGAAAGAACCCGCTCGTGGTCATGCCCGACGCGGATCTCGACCTCGCGGCCGAGGGCGCGCTCTTTTCGGGCTTTGGAACGGCCGGCCAGCGCTGCACCTCCCTGGGCGTGGCCATCGTGCACGACAGCGTGTACGACGCCTTCGTCGCGCGCTTCGTTCAGCGCGTCCAGACCGCGGTCATCGGCGATCCCACGCACCGCGGCGTCCTGTACGGACCACTGCTCGCGCAGCGCTTTCTGGAGTCGTTCGAGCATTGGCTCGGGCACATCGCCTCGCACCACGAGGTGCACGGCTCGACGGGGCGCGGGCGCATCACCGCGAAGAACCCGCGCGCGGGCTTCGTCGGCGATCCCGACAAGGGCATCTTCGTCCACCCGACGGTGGTCACCGGCGTGCGCGCCGAGGATGCGCTCTACCGGAACGAGACCTTCGGGCCGCTCGTATCGGTGATGCGCTTCTCGTCGTTCGACGAGGCCATCGAGCTGGCCAACGGCCACGGCTATGGCCTCTCCTCCGCGATTTACACGAACAACCCGGTCCATGCGTTCCGTTTCCGCGAGCGCGTTTCCGCGGGCATGGTCAGCATCAACAACTCCACCTCGGGCGCCGAGGCGCATCTGCCCTTCGGCGGCAACGGCAAGTCGGGCAACGGCTCACGCCAATCGGGCGTCTGGGTTCTCGACCAATTCACCCGCTGGCAGTCGATGAACTGGGACTACGCCGGCAAGCTGCAGAAGGCGCAGATGGACATCGAGGAAGTCAGCGTCGACTCGGGCTTCCGCCTTTGA
- a CDS encoding class I SAM-dependent methyltransferase — translation MAHSTYETPVYAATAAMPVRSHIEMHTLMGLLGDVTGKSILDVACGYGYYSRALAQRHAARVLGIDLSESLVGVARELEERERLGIEYRVLDVFDAPVLGAFDVVLAAWLLPYATTVAELEAMAQRLRAQLAPGGMLAGIVPSDTPDLQRNYTQYGMTVTAPDPPGDAAEYDITFHVEPPFAIRSRIWTLPTLERALVAGGFRDVRWVPAQCSPEGLAEFGREYWEPMLTRPNLVFFTARTK, via the coding sequence ATGGCGCATTCGACGTACGAAACGCCCGTCTACGCGGCGACGGCCGCCATGCCCGTGCGCTCCCACATCGAGATGCACACCCTCATGGGGCTGCTCGGCGACGTCACCGGCAAGTCGATCCTCGACGTGGCGTGCGGCTACGGCTACTACAGCCGCGCGCTCGCGCAGCGGCATGCCGCCCGCGTGCTGGGCATCGACCTGTCCGAGAGCCTCGTCGGCGTGGCGCGCGAGCTCGAAGAGCGCGAGCGGCTGGGCATCGAGTACCGCGTGCTCGACGTGTTCGATGCGCCGGTGCTCGGGGCGTTCGACGTCGTGCTCGCGGCGTGGCTCCTGCCCTACGCCACCACGGTCGCGGAGCTCGAAGCGATGGCGCAGCGACTTCGCGCGCAGCTCGCCCCGGGTGGCATGCTGGCCGGCATCGTCCCCAGCGACACGCCGGATTTACAGAGAAACTACACGCAATATGGGATGACCGTCACCGCGCCGGATCCGCCCGGCGACGCGGCGGAGTACGACATCACGTTCCACGTCGAGCCACCGTTCGCCATCCGCTCGCGCATCTGGACCTTGCCCACGCTCGAGCGCGCGCTCGTGGCGGGCGGTTTTCGCGACGTTCGCTGGGTGCCCGCGCAGTGCTCGCCCGAGGGGCTCGCCGAGTTCGGCCGGGAGTACTGGGAGCCCATGCTCACCCGGCCGAACCTGGTGTTCTTCACGGCTAGAACGAAGTAA
- a CDS encoding pseudouridine synthase yields MASPLDSGPFPAANSHHARLRVLCEHAEPCGGCPIIGLSYGEQLTLKRGRVVQSVSRYTALELLYTEPVIFADSVTEYRTRAKLIVAPGGKIGLYAKGGGHQIVDIPRCQVLSPSLARVTSLLRRIVSRDEERAGPLAPFDILGSGALRAVDLREVRDRPDGPARVLLTLVLQRSRTADLTQLRVAAAELMAEETLLIGVAANFHEGEAPQILGNETVVLRGATSAPDRVGDSTHLATFGSFVQAHRDQAARVHRMLITALMGGKNGGTRPRILDLYGGSGAIALSLATAGAEVKLVESFAPAVAQAKAAADMQHLQLEAECGDVAGTLRTLSQRGARFTAAVVNPPRRGMSPVARELLSRLEIDTIAYVSCDPDTLARDLDHFARLGFTTTHLRPLDMIPLTDEVETVAILRRSQVPRARVVYEDDDVLVVDKGPYEPTTPQGEYKSSLVVRVRKIQGAEEAVPVHRLDVGTSGLVLFARKPDMVARWSAAFSAATARKIYVVGVRGITPSKGAITRDLREDGVAHPARTRYRRLAVASGHSVLRVIPEQGRTHQIRRHLAAIGHAVLGDDRYGHAPTNRFFEERNGLDRTFMHCVRLECDHPITGARIIIEAPLPGDLRAVLERAGGPGTLRFLDHKNALGTASSLPPPPPDSHHDHGAPIDIQHANETGALPAVNLDPNDTGTLPAIILPDNDRSSRGF; encoded by the coding sequence ATGGCCTCCCCTCTGGACTCCGGCCCGTTCCCCGCGGCGAATTCTCACCACGCACGGCTACGCGTCTTATGTGAGCACGCCGAGCCTTGCGGAGGCTGTCCCATCATTGGGCTTTCCTATGGAGAGCAGCTCACGCTCAAGCGCGGGCGTGTGGTGCAGTCGGTCTCGCGGTACACCGCGCTCGAGCTGCTCTACACCGAGCCGGTGATCTTCGCGGACTCCGTGACGGAGTACCGCACGCGGGCCAAACTCATCGTGGCGCCGGGCGGCAAGATTGGACTCTACGCGAAGGGCGGCGGTCACCAGATCGTCGACATTCCGCGTTGCCAGGTGCTCTCGCCGTCGCTGGCCCGCGTCACATCGCTGCTGCGGCGCATCGTCTCCCGGGACGAGGAGCGCGCGGGGCCGCTGGCGCCGTTCGACATTCTCGGCTCGGGCGCCCTGCGCGCGGTCGACCTGCGCGAAGTGCGCGATCGTCCCGATGGCCCGGCGCGCGTGCTCCTCACCCTCGTCCTGCAGCGTTCGCGCACGGCCGACTTGACGCAACTGCGCGTCGCCGCCGCGGAGCTCATGGCGGAAGAAACGCTGCTCATCGGCGTCGCCGCCAACTTCCACGAGGGCGAGGCCCCGCAGATCCTCGGCAACGAGACCGTGGTGCTCCGCGGCGCCACCTCCGCGCCCGATCGCGTGGGCGACTCCACACATCTGGCGACGTTCGGTTCCTTCGTGCAGGCACACCGCGATCAGGCGGCGCGCGTGCACCGCATGCTCATTACGGCGCTCATGGGCGGCAAGAATGGGGGAACGCGTCCGCGCATTCTCGACCTGTACGGTGGCAGCGGTGCCATTGCGCTGAGCCTCGCCACCGCCGGGGCCGAGGTAAAGCTGGTCGAGTCCTTCGCCCCCGCCGTGGCGCAGGCGAAGGCCGCTGCGGACATGCAGCACCTGCAGCTCGAGGCCGAATGCGGGGACGTGGCAGGGACGCTGCGCACCCTTTCGCAGCGCGGCGCGCGGTTCACGGCGGCGGTGGTCAACCCGCCCCGGCGCGGCATGAGCCCGGTCGCGCGCGAGCTCTTGTCGCGGCTGGAGATCGACACCATCGCGTACGTCTCGTGCGATCCGGACACGCTGGCGCGCGATCTGGACCACTTCGCGCGACTCGGCTTCACCACGACGCATCTGCGCCCGCTGGACATGATCCCGCTCACCGACGAGGTGGAGACGGTGGCCATCCTGCGGCGCTCGCAAGTACCCCGCGCGCGCGTCGTGTACGAGGACGACGACGTCCTGGTCGTCGACAAAGGCCCCTACGAGCCGACCACGCCGCAGGGCGAGTACAAGAGCTCTTTGGTCGTGCGCGTGCGCAAGATCCAAGGCGCCGAAGAGGCGGTGCCGGTGCACCGGCTCGACGTGGGCACCAGCGGCCTCGTTCTGTTCGCGCGCAAGCCGGACATGGTCGCGCGCTGGTCGGCCGCCTTCTCCGCGGCCACGGCGCGCAAGATCTACGTCGTCGGTGTGCGCGGCATCACCCCGTCGAAGGGCGCCATCACCCGCGATCTGCGGGAGGACGGCGTCGCGCACCCGGCGCGCACGCGGTATCGCCGCCTCGCCGTGGCCAGCGGCCATAGCGTGCTGCGGGTCATCCCCGAGCAGGGGCGCACACACCAGATCCGCCGGCACCTCGCAGCCATCGGCCACGCGGTGTTGGGCGACGATCGTTACGGCCACGCGCCGACGAACCGCTTTTTCGAGGAGCGCAACGGCCTCGATCGCACCTTCATGCATTGCGTGCGGCTCGAGTGCGACCACCCGATCACCGGGGCGCGCATCATCATCGAGGCACCCCTCCCGGGGGATCTTCGCGCGGTTCTCGAGCGAGCGGGCGGTCCGGGTACCCTGCGGTTCCTCGATCACAAGAATGCGCTGGGCACGGCGTCGAGCCTTCCGCCGCCGCCGCCGGATTCGCACCACGATCACGGCGCGCCCATCGACATCCAGCACGCGAACGAGACGGGCGCGCTCCCGGCGGTCAATCTGGATCCGAACGACACGGGCACCTTGCCGGCGATCATCCTCCCCGACAACGATCGCTCCAGCCGCGGTTTCTGA
- a CDS encoding RNA polymerase sigma factor codes for MQDGQRDGRKPHEAKLDLAMDRYAQGEDAAFAEVYDELSPRLYGYLLRQTRSRDRAEDLVQQTFLRIHRARGHFVAGSAVTPWAFAIARRLLIDSMRRGRREVIGVDDDDEKSAEASSGEASPEAWAEANQVARALGRELERLPENQRVAFELVKQEGLSLREAAAVLGTTVAAVKLRAHRAYTALRVSLGAVLPEDDGPVSESKESP; via the coding sequence GTGCAAGACGGGCAACGAGACGGGCGAAAACCGCACGAGGCGAAGCTCGATCTTGCCATGGACCGCTATGCGCAAGGCGAAGACGCCGCCTTTGCAGAGGTCTACGATGAGCTATCCCCCCGGCTCTACGGTTACCTGCTGCGCCAAACCCGCTCGCGCGACCGCGCCGAGGACCTGGTTCAGCAGACGTTTCTGCGCATCCACCGGGCGCGGGGCCATTTCGTGGCGGGGTCGGCCGTGACGCCTTGGGCATTTGCCATTGCGCGCCGCCTCCTCATCGACAGCATGCGCCGCGGACGCCGCGAGGTCATCGGTGTGGACGATGACGACGAGAAGTCGGCCGAGGCAAGCTCCGGGGAGGCCAGCCCGGAGGCATGGGCCGAGGCCAACCAAGTCGCCCGCGCCCTGGGCCGCGAGCTCGAACGTCTGCCCGAGAACCAGCGGGTCGCCTTCGAATTGGTGAAGCAAGAAGGATTGTCGCTGCGCGAGGCCGCAGCCGTACTCGGAACCACGGTGGCCGCCGTCAAACTGCGCGCCCACCGCGCGTACACCGCGCTTCGCGTGTCACTCGGCGCGGTGCTCCCAGAGGACGACGGGCCCGTTTCCGAGTCGAAGGAGTCTCCATGA
- a CDS encoding DUF1109 domain-containing protein: MMPSPKPSADLRARILEATRQEPSPDRARVTQTTRSLVALAIVSALTVFFAVGGFQLGKRPLGFVAITGMGWGLVAAFATHLAFARRKSMLGPTRQTLIFSALVMGPVLFAWAVLWTMPWPEATIFDSSWPNYLRCFTLTSVFGILPLIALTIARRGSDPVHPRSTGAALGAAMGAWAGTLIDLHCTCASVPHIAFSHVLPTVVLAILGAVLGPRILGL; the protein is encoded by the coding sequence ATGATGCCGTCTCCGAAGCCGAGCGCGGATTTGCGTGCGCGCATTCTCGAGGCCACCCGGCAAGAGCCCTCGCCCGATCGCGCTCGGGTGACGCAGACCACCCGCTCGCTCGTGGCCTTGGCCATCGTCTCCGCGCTCACCGTGTTCTTCGCCGTGGGCGGATTCCAGCTCGGCAAGCGCCCCCTGGGCTTCGTGGCCATCACCGGCATGGGGTGGGGGCTCGTCGCGGCCTTCGCGACCCATCTCGCGTTCGCGCGCCGGAAATCGATGCTCGGGCCCACCCGGCAGACGCTCATCTTTTCCGCGCTGGTGATGGGCCCCGTGTTGTTTGCCTGGGCGGTGCTGTGGACCATGCCTTGGCCCGAGGCGACCATTTTCGACTCCTCGTGGCCGAACTATCTCCGCTGCTTCACGCTCACGAGCGTGTTTGGCATTCTGCCGCTCATCGCGCTGACCATCGCGCGCCGAGGCTCCGATCCGGTTCATCCCCGTTCGACCGGTGCGGCATTGGGTGCGGCCATGGGGGCATGGGCGGGCACCTTGATTGACCTGCACTGCACCTGCGCGAGCGTGCCCCACATCGCCTTCTCCCACGTATTGCCGACCGTCGTTCTCGCGATCCTGGGCGCTGTCCTGGGCCCACGAATACTCGGCCTTTAG